The genomic region CATAGAAGTAACACCAGAATAGCAGTTGATAGATTTAATTTTATCATAATCATTCAATTTTTAATTCGCAAGCTCTTTGGAGATAAAGGATACTTGTCCCAGAAACTCTTTGAAGCATTGTTTGTCGATGGAATTCATTTAATTACAAAAATTAGAAGCAATATGAAAAACTCCTTGATGACCCTATCTGACAAGATATTTCTTTGTAAACGAGCCATTATAGAGTCGGTTATAGATGAACTGAAAAACATATATCAAATTGAGCATTCCAGGTATCGTAGCGTTAAAAACTTCATTGTCAATCTTATCTCTGGGTTAATTGCCTATTCATTTCTTCCTGAAAAACCTTCCATTCATTATGAAATAGTTGATACACCACAGCTATTATTGTTCTAATTTTATGTCGAACTCACGTTAAAATAGCTTATCATTCTATAAAGATAAAGTCCTATCCGAAAGGTCAGTTCTTGTGGATTATTTTACTATCAGATACCTGGAATCTGTACCCTGCTGATGTATAAGTTGTATGAAATATAAACCGGATTTCATACCGGAAATGTCAAGCTGCATGTTAGTACCTGTGCATGTTTTCTCCAGAACGACCTGTCCCAGCTGGTTATAAACAGATATGCTTTCCCCGCCAGCTTGCTCAATATATAGAACATTCCCGGCTGGATTAGGATAAATCTCAATTTCAGGACGACCTGTATCATTTATTCCTACGCCATTGATTCCGATCGTTCCATCGGTATTCAGATTCTGAGCATAAATATCCCCTCCGTCCGACCTTGTATCGCGCCATGCCAGAATCCATTGGTGTCCGTAAAATTCAGACATATACGGATGCAGTACCTGTTTTTGGAGATCAGAGATCATCACGTGCTCACCTGTCCATACAAAGTCGCCGTTTTTATCCAGGCTTGTGGCTTTTATCCGGTTGTCAATGGTATTAAGACCGTAAATTTCATAAATCACATATAAGGTATCATTGACAATATCGCTGCCTATCTGGTCGGCGAAGGTTGACCCGATAGGAATAATTGTTTTGCCGTTATTGGTCCATAACCTTTCACCGGCACTATTCAATTTTTGTCCGTACAGTCCGGCATAGTTCTGGTTATAATTAGTCTGCTTCCAGAATAGACAAAGATTGCCTGAATTATCAAAACCGGCAATAGAAGGATAGAATTTATGTTCGCCGGCTTTTGTGCTGAGCTCAACACCATTGGGTTCGAATATGGCATTGCCATCATAGCTGATATATTGAACAAAAGCACTGTAAACCATGTCGTTGTCACGATCATCATACCATGCGGCAATAACACCGCCATTACCGTCGGGTTCTACATCCAGTTCACCCCAAGCTGATACACCGCCGAGTTCGCTGAGAACTGCTTCATTTGACCATGCGGGAGTACCGTCGATATGAAACCTCTGGGCATACATATAACGGTCAGGATACAAGGAGCTGCCCCAGCTTCTGGAAAATACGACAATGAAATCACCATCTGTCGACGGTATAATATATGGGCTTGCATAGGAATATGCATCATCAGGTGTGAAAACTATTTCGCTGCCTGTCCACAATTTATTGCCATTTTCATCAAAGGCTACCAGCACCATAGGATACGATGATTTGTCGTTGATGCGTGTAAAGGCCACAACAGAGTTATTTTCGGTGGTAACACATAAAACAGGGCTGTACTCGGCCGAAGGATCATTGGTAACAATTATACCGTCGCTTCCCCACATGTGACTCCCGTCAGGTGAGATTTTATAAATGTAAGGATCAGGATTCCCGTTGAGGGTATCAGAATAAACGGTGATGCAATTCCCGTTGTTGTCAATCCTGGTGTCATAATCCGTAGTCCATGAATACTGCGGATGGTCGCTGACCAAAACCGCCTGGGGCCAATTCCGGTTACCATCCTTATCAAGGTAGTCTATCGATAGATCATAGTTGCCGGAAGCTTTATTAAAATAAGTGATGAAAATATTACTTTGTGCATCGATGGCAATCTTTGGTTGCGTTTGCTCACCGCTTAACACCGAAATGGGCGTATTTTCAAGATAATCATCGCTCCATTGGCCATCACTTATAAAGGGAGATATTAGTAAAAAGGACAACAAAATGAGTGTAAAATTTTTCATAATTATTAGGATTTAATGAATATTTGGTATGCCGGTTTTATGGTACCCAAAGGTATTAAATTATCGTGAGTTTGATGTAAGGAATGATCTTACAAATTAACAGTCTTTGTTAATAAATTTATTGTATATAAATGTATTACTATAAAAGATTCTTTTTAATTAGTCGTGATCAACAATCCAAAAAAGGAGGAATTTTATGGTACCGCAATAGCTTTTTCTATTGGCCTGAAACAAGCTGTTTAAAGCATTTTATCGCCATTAGTAAAGTTTAGTTCGGTCATCAATATCACGTTATTCTCATCTCCCAGAAAAACAACTGGGAAAAGTTGTCCAATTAATTCAAATATCCTCTGGAAATCTGCTGGATTATTTATACAACCAACATTATTGAAGGTTACCATCAGCTGATAAGAAAGGTGATAAAAATCAAAGGTGCGTTTGCCTCGTAAAACGCTTTAATGAAAATCATCTACCTCGCTTCCATGCTGATTATCGAGAAATAGACAATCCCCGCATAGAACAAAAACATTACGCTTCAAAAATTAGTGATTATCTTGGGTAATAGAATTAATTTTTGACACAGTTTAATGAATACTCTCAATTTCATCCTTCCCCTCGCTGTTTTCCTTTGCCTTCCAGTTCTCCTACCACTTCAAGAATATGTATATTGAATAATTATTTACTAACGTTTCGCAGTTGAAAAAATAGTTAAAAAAAATGTAAAAAATGCAGCATGGAAATTTGGCTAATATATTGTTTTATAATATATTAGCAGTGACAAACAAAACAAAAAACCATGCTGCACAACAAAGGTACAAAAAG from Bacteroidota bacterium harbors:
- a CDS encoding T9SS type A sorting domain-containing protein, which codes for MKNFTLILLSFLLISPFISDGQWSDDYLENTPISVLSGEQTQPKIAIDAQSNIFITYFNKASGNYDLSIDYLDKDGNRNWPQAVLVSDHPQYSWTTDYDTRIDNNGNCITVYSDTLNGNPDPYIYKISPDGSHMWGSDGIIVTNDPSAEYSPVLCVTTENNSVVAFTRINDKSSYPMVLVAFDENGNKLWTGSEIVFTPDDAYSYASPYIIPSTDGDFIVVFSRSWGSSLYPDRYMYAQRFHIDGTPAWSNEAVLSELGGVSAWGELDVEPDGNGGVIAAWYDDRDNDMVYSAFVQYISYDGNAIFEPNGVELSTKAGEHKFYPSIAGFDNSGNLCLFWKQTNYNQNYAGLYGQKLNSAGERLWTNNGKTIIPIGSTFADQIGSDIVNDTLYVIYEIYGLNTIDNRIKATSLDKNGDFVWTGEHVMISDLQKQVLHPYMSEFYGHQWILAWRDTRSDGGDIYAQNLNTDGTIGINGVGINDTGRPEIEIYPNPAGNVLYIEQAGGESISVYNQLGQVVLEKTCTGTNMQLDISGMKSGLYFIQLIHQQGTDSRYLIVK